A DNA window from Fragaria vesca subsp. vesca linkage group LG3, FraVesHawaii_1.0, whole genome shotgun sequence contains the following coding sequences:
- the LOC101297622 gene encoding uncharacterized protein LOC101297622 isoform 2: protein MSAYLDVAGASELPLGWSRLARFKLTVRNELDRRRSITKETVHIFDKNDSDWGFTSLIPLTVLNDHTQGYLVNDTCVIEANVSVPKALTTLANEASSSAPVQHLGGEVPMNAEPTHADSPVVKEEPFLSSLPSGVTSNFRGFGEIDNAFVPLLEEVCSLRPSLVECMQDQCEQFTQWAFTTLGRLLHFLNTGEPQKLTVQSRQDLRKLWEELQVFKFDLSWVEEDFVTALGMKDELERAKKLREEMNTLDTQRKRLKAELAAVEVNFEEAQQKAADIERLIDGGPQYRTKLLEPPS, encoded by the exons ATGTCAGCCTATTTGGACGTTGCTGGCGCTTCAGAGTTGCCGCTTGGGTGGTCTAGACTTGCCCGCTTTAAATTGACTGTGCGCAATGAATTAGATCGCAGAAGATCGATTACAAAGG AAACAGTACATATCTTTGACAAGAACGACAGCGACTGGGGCTTCACCTCGTTAATTCCCTTGACTGTGCTTAATGACCATACGCAAGGGTATCTTGTGAACGATACCTGTGTCATTGAAGCAAATGTTTCAGTTCCTAAGGCTCTTACAACCTTAGCCAACGAAGCTAGTAGTTCTGCACCTGTGCAGCACTTGGGTGGAGAAGTACCAATGAATGCTGAGCCTACCCATGCTGACTCTCCAGTTGTCAAGGAAGAGCCTTTTCTGAGCTCCTTACCGAGTGGTGTAACCTCAAATTTTAGAGGTTTTGGGGAAATCGATAACGCTTTTGTTCCATTGCTGGAGGAGGTTTGTTCCTTGCGCCCTTCTCTGGTTGAATGTATGCAGGACCAATGCGAACAGTTCACTCAATGGGCGTTCACAACATTGGGTCGACTGTTGCATTTTCTGAACACCGGAGAGCCTCAGAAACTGACAGTGCAATCTCGTCAAGACCTGAGGAAGTTATGGGAAGAGCTTCAGGTCTTCAAATTCGACTTGAGTTGGGTCGAGGAAGATTTTGTGACGGCCTTGGGTATGAAGGACGAACTTGAAAGAGCAAAGAAGTTGAGGGAGGAAATGAACACTCTAGACACTCAAAGGAAGAGGCTCAAGGCCGAGCTTGCTGCAGTGGAAGTAAATTTTGAGGAAGCACAGCAGAAGGCAGCCGATATTGAACGGTTGATTGACGGTGGGCCACAATATAGGACTAAATTGCTTGAGCCTCCATCTTAA
- the LOC101297622 gene encoding uncharacterized protein LOC101297622 isoform 1: MEAAMGRWNTLAPEDIITVTFVWRIYNFSTLSKGKKYSNIFITDDTGDYQWRVLVYPKGNCVDHMSAYLDVAGASELPLGWSRLARFKLTVRNELDRRRSITKETVHIFDKNDSDWGFTSLIPLTVLNDHTQGYLVNDTCVIEANVSVPKALTTLANEASSSAPVQHLGGEVPMNAEPTHADSPVVKEEPFLSSLPSGVTSNFRGFGEIDNAFVPLLEEVCSLRPSLVECMQDQCEQFTQWAFTTLGRLLHFLNTGEPQKLTVQSRQDLRKLWEELQVFKFDLSWVEEDFVTALGMKDELERAKKLREEMNTLDTQRKRLKAELAAVEVNFEEAQQKAADIERLIDGGPQYRTKLLEPPS, translated from the exons ATGGAGGCCGCAATGGGAAG ATGGAACACTCTTGCACCGGAGGACATCATAACGGTGACATTCGTGTGGAGAATTTACAACTTCTCCACATTATCCAAAGGCAAGAAGTACTCAAATATATTCATCACCGATGACACCGGTGATTATCAGTG GCGGGTTTTGGTGTATCCCAAGGGCAATTGTGTAGATCACATGTCAGCCTATTTGGACGTTGCTGGCGCTTCAGAGTTGCCGCTTGGGTGGTCTAGACTTGCCCGCTTTAAATTGACTGTGCGCAATGAATTAGATCGCAGAAGATCGATTACAAAGG AAACAGTACATATCTTTGACAAGAACGACAGCGACTGGGGCTTCACCTCGTTAATTCCCTTGACTGTGCTTAATGACCATACGCAAGGGTATCTTGTGAACGATACCTGTGTCATTGAAGCAAATGTTTCAGTTCCTAAGGCTCTTACAACCTTAGCCAACGAAGCTAGTAGTTCTGCACCTGTGCAGCACTTGGGTGGAGAAGTACCAATGAATGCTGAGCCTACCCATGCTGACTCTCCAGTTGTCAAGGAAGAGCCTTTTCTGAGCTCCTTACCGAGTGGTGTAACCTCAAATTTTAGAGGTTTTGGGGAAATCGATAACGCTTTTGTTCCATTGCTGGAGGAGGTTTGTTCCTTGCGCCCTTCTCTGGTTGAATGTATGCAGGACCAATGCGAACAGTTCACTCAATGGGCGTTCACAACATTGGGTCGACTGTTGCATTTTCTGAACACCGGAGAGCCTCAGAAACTGACAGTGCAATCTCGTCAAGACCTGAGGAAGTTATGGGAAGAGCTTCAGGTCTTCAAATTCGACTTGAGTTGGGTCGAGGAAGATTTTGTGACGGCCTTGGGTATGAAGGACGAACTTGAAAGAGCAAAGAAGTTGAGGGAGGAAATGAACACTCTAGACACTCAAAGGAAGAGGCTCAAGGCCGAGCTTGCTGCAGTGGAAGTAAATTTTGAGGAAGCACAGCAGAAGGCAGCCGATATTGAACGGTTGATTGACGGTGGGCCACAATATAGGACTAAATTGCTTGAGCCTCCATCTTAA